A window of the Sulfolobales archaeon genome harbors these coding sequences:
- a CDS encoding hydroxymethylglutaryl-CoA synthase, with protein MSTEPRAGILGWGAYIPMYRLKTSEIARIWGYDEAVVKSLWVEEKAVGAIDEDTITIGWEASRYAIARAGIDPRDIGAVFVGTESKPYAVKPSATIIAEALGIPPSKMSSDLEFACRAASEAMRISVGLVASNMVKATLVIGADTAQASPGDLLEFSASSGGAAFVIGSLKEAVAIIEASYSYVTDTPDFWRREGSPYPEHGESFTGEPAYFSHIINAVKGLLEKTGLSISDFDYAVFHQPNGKFPLQVGQKLGFPKEKILPGMVTPYIGNTYNGSALLGLARILDIAKPGSRILLAPFGSGAGADAFSIVVQDRIEERRDLAPKLDDLINRKLYVQYGEYVKHRKKIIRL; from the coding sequence TTGTCAACAGAGCCGAGGGCGGGGATCCTGGGTTGGGGTGCTTATATACCTATGTATAGATTAAAGACTTCTGAGATCGCCAGGATCTGGGGCTATGATGAGGCTGTAGTAAAGTCCCTCTGGGTTGAGGAGAAAGCGGTTGGGGCTATAGATGAGGATACAATCACTATTGGCTGGGAGGCGTCGAGATATGCTATAGCTAGAGCTGGTATCGATCCTAGGGATATAGGGGCGGTCTTCGTTGGCACAGAGTCTAAGCCATATGCTGTGAAACCTAGCGCGACTATAATAGCTGAGGCGCTCGGCATACCCCCTAGTAAGATGTCCTCGGATTTGGAGTTTGCATGTAGAGCTGCCTCGGAAGCTATGAGGATAAGTGTGGGGCTTGTTGCAAGTAATATGGTTAAGGCTACGTTAGTAATTGGGGCAGATACCGCTCAAGCTTCTCCAGGGGATCTGCTTGAGTTTAGTGCAAGCAGTGGTGGAGCGGCCTTTGTAATAGGCTCTCTCAAAGAGGCTGTAGCGATTATCGAAGCCAGCTATAGCTATGTTACAGATACTCCTGACTTTTGGAGGAGAGAAGGCTCTCCATATCCAGAGCATGGGGAGAGCTTCACCGGCGAGCCAGCGTATTTTAGCCATATAATCAATGCTGTCAAGGGGCTTCTTGAGAAGACAGGGTTGAGCATATCTGACTTTGACTATGCCGTGTTTCACCAACCAAATGGCAAGTTTCCACTGCAGGTTGGGCAGAAGCTGGGCTTTCCAAAGGAGAAAATATTACCTGGCATGGTAACCCCCTATATAGGTAATACATATAACGGATCTGCTCTCTTAGGGCTTGCCAGGATCTTAGATATAGCTAAGCCCGGCTCTAGAATCTTACTCGCGCCATTTGGAAGCGGTGCTGGTGCTGATGCATTCTCGATAGTGGTTCAGGATCGTATTGAGGAGAGAAGGGATCTAGCTCCTAAGCTAGATGATCTGATTAATAGAAAGCTATATGTGCAATATGGGGAATATGTTAAGCATAGAAAGAAGATAATTAGGCTGTGA
- a CDS encoding RuvB-like helicase, whose product MTEMIREVRVTAFKRKGIHSHIRGLGLDKDGKPKPVGDGLVGQLEAREAAGIIVQMIREGKMAGRGVLFVGPPGTGKTAIAIAIARELGEDTPFVAMDASEIYSSEIKKTEVLMQALRKAIGVRIREFRLVYEGYVKEIKYRVPKSPYAPYMMVPREATITLATKDDQMTLNVGQEIASQLREMGIRKGDVIYIDAQTGAVHLVGRAEVEGVRAYDVDVVKKVEIPKGPVKKEKEIVRTFTLYDLDISLALRKASFFSLFGFVSEREIDPELRRQVDESVKKMIEEGKAELIPGVLFIDDVHMLDIESFSFLSRAMESEFAPIIIMATNRGITKIRGTDVESPHGIPLDLLDRLLIIPTRPYTADEIRQILRIRMLEEEIELKEDALEELVKIGTETSLRHAVQLLEPSRIIAERKGRKEVTKEDVREAVRLFMDVKQSVAHVKKYEEIFLK is encoded by the coding sequence ATGACAGAGATGATCAGGGAGGTCAGGGTAACCGCTTTCAAGAGGAAAGGGATACATAGCCATATAAGGGGTTTGGGCCTGGATAAAGATGGGAAGCCAAAACCTGTTGGAGACGGGTTAGTGGGGCAGTTAGAGGCTAGGGAGGCTGCAGGTATTATAGTGCAGATGATTAGAGAGGGTAAGATGGCCGGTAGAGGAGTTCTATTTGTAGGGCCTCCAGGAACTGGGAAGACTGCTATAGCTATTGCAATAGCTAGGGAGCTGGGTGAGGATACACCTTTTGTTGCTATGGACGCCTCGGAGATCTATTCATCGGAGATCAAGAAGACCGAGGTGCTTATGCAAGCACTTAGAAAGGCGATAGGGGTTAGGATAAGGGAGTTTAGACTTGTATATGAGGGCTATGTGAAGGAGATTAAATATAGGGTTCCCAAGTCACCCTATGCTCCATATATGATGGTTCCTCGAGAGGCAACTATAACGCTGGCAACGAAAGATGATCAGATGACATTAAATGTTGGGCAGGAGATAGCATCACAACTCAGGGAGATGGGGATTAGAAAGGGGGATGTGATATATATAGATGCCCAAACAGGAGCCGTACATCTAGTTGGGAGGGCAGAGGTTGAGGGTGTGAGGGCATATGATGTAGATGTTGTTAAGAAGGTTGAAATACCGAAGGGACCTGTTAAGAAGGAAAAGGAGATTGTTAGGACATTCACCCTCTACGATCTAGATATTAGCCTTGCTCTTAGAAAAGCATCGTTCTTCTCATTATTTGGCTTTGTGAGTGAGCGGGAGATAGATCCTGAGCTGAGGAGGCAGGTTGATGAGAGCGTTAAGAAGATGATAGAGGAGGGAAAGGCGGAGCTTATCCCAGGGGTATTGTTTATAGATGATGTACATATGTTAGATATAGAGTCCTTTAGCTTTCTATCAAGGGCTATGGAGAGCGAATTCGCCCCAATAATAATCATGGCTACGAATAGGGGGATTACGAAGATAAGGGGTACAGATGTTGAGTCTCCACATGGGATACCGCTAGATCTCCTAGATAGGCTTTTAATAATACCAACAAGACCATATACAGCGGATGAGATAAGACAGATACTTAGAATAAGGATGTTGGAGGAAGAAATAGAGTTAAAGGAGGATGCTTTGGAGGAGCTAGTAAAGATAGGTACTGAGACAAGCCTGAGACATGCTGTACAGCTCTTAGAGCCTTCAAGAATAATTGCGGAGAGAAAAGGGAGGAAAGAGGTTACGAAAGAAGATGTGAGAGAAGCTGTCAGGCTATTCATGGATGTGAAGCAAAGCGTGGCTCATGTGAAGAAGTACGAAGAGATCTTCCTCAAATAG
- a CDS encoding class I SAM-dependent methyltransferase codes for MSTRSSIARLIEFYDSVAQLYDQFFTEISPFYKEHYLSLKKIVDWVLRYVPRGSLVVDLGCGTGFWSSYLRSKGYVAIGLDISPRSVYVLKSRELDGLVSDARLAPFRRDAFELAISLGSVINHIEELEMFFKSVNRILKRGGYFVFDFDNASSLDNLYETLIYNNSSRGYLSSLISGFSKGYKFYWDLGGYYIKVYSLWEVIRASKMSGFKVITIKPIHTFTAFIPSRISEKGGRLVTRIFNALHKLESLGSILPFSYILSVSTAVILKKI; via the coding sequence ATGAGCACTAGATCTTCAATAGCGAGGCTTATAGAGTTCTATGATTCTGTCGCACAGCTCTACGATCAGTTTTTTACCGAGATTTCTCCCTTCTATAAGGAGCACTATCTATCGCTTAAAAAGATTGTTGATTGGGTTTTAAGGTATGTTCCTAGAGGATCTTTAGTCGTGGATCTAGGATGTGGAACTGGTTTTTGGAGTAGCTATTTGAGGAGTAAAGGCTATGTAGCTATAGGATTAGACATATCCCCTAGATCTGTTTATGTGCTTAAATCTAGAGAACTTGATGGGCTTGTATCTGATGCTAGATTAGCTCCTTTTAGAAGAGATGCTTTTGAACTAGCTATCTCTCTAGGCTCTGTTATTAATCATATCGAGGAGCTAGAGATGTTTTTCAAGAGCGTTAATAGGATCCTTAAAAGAGGAGGTTACTTTGTTTTTGACTTTGATAATGCCAGTAGCCTTGATAATCTCTATGAAACACTTATATATAATAACTCTTCTAGGGGATATCTCTCATCCCTTATAAGTGGTTTTAGTAAGGGCTATAAGTTTTATTGGGATCTAGGTGGATATTATATAAAGGTGTATTCGCTCTGGGAGGTTATTAGAGCTTCTAAGATGAGCGGTTTTAAGGTAATCACTATAAAGCCTATACATACATTCACAGCTTTTATACCATCAAGGATTTCTGAGAAAGGGGGTAGGCTGGTAACTAGGATATTTAATGCGCTTCATAAGCTCGAATCACTAGGATCTATACTCCCATTTTCATATATATTATCTGTCTCAACAGCTGTTATCTTGAAGAAGATCTGA
- a CDS encoding Zn-ribbon domain-containing OB-fold protein, translated as MAIRDSPPRIWRLRDVLYRIKYAKCRSCGYAFYPPRISCIKCSSKDIDIMVSRGLGTLIEYTILYQVSSRFQDNAPLIIGLVRLDEGFNMYGQIVDIDPKDLRRGIRVEAVLRRLRIDGSSGLITYGLKFRPVIGVHLGRGS; from the coding sequence ATGGCTATTAGAGATTCTCCCCCTAGGATTTGGAGGCTAAGGGATGTCCTCTATAGAATTAAATATGCTAAGTGCAGATCCTGTGGCTATGCTTTCTACCCACCAAGGATATCATGTATTAAGTGCTCTTCAAAGGATATCGATATCATGGTGTCTAGGGGTCTTGGCACCCTTATTGAATATACAATCTTATATCAGGTATCATCTAGGTTTCAAGATAATGCGCCATTGATAATAGGTTTGGTCAGGCTTGATGAGGGTTTTAACATGTATGGACAGATAGTCGATATAGATCCAAAGGATCTGAGGAGAGGTATAAGGGTTGAGGCTGTGCTTAGAAGGCTGAGGATCGATGGTTCCTCAGGATTGATCACATATGGGTTGAAGTTTAGGCCGGTTATAGGTGTTCATCTTGGAAGGGGTTCCTGA
- a CDS encoding NAD(+)/NADH kinase: protein MRIGIYFKRFSRLAAEVALKVAEECFKRNLNVYIERALIEDGDPENRDIIDLMKRYSIGAFRLEAPEVDVIAVIGGDGTLLRVLHMLGDPRIPIMAIRMGRRGYLLDVTPIEISERIEDLTKGRYRVIEYMRLAVREGEARYPPALNEVAVVSTGMGRSKVIRLKIYKDDKPLYFMEGDGVIVATPIGSTAYSMAAGGPILDHNLKGFVITPLAPVQTWLRPIVVDANSKIRIGVAEDSPEAYAIIDGQFSIKLQPGRSLVVEKHPDPARVIRFHDIDNAYERLFMRH, encoded by the coding sequence GTGAGAATAGGGATCTATTTTAAGCGATTTTCTAGATTAGCGGCAGAAGTAGCATTAAAGGTTGCTGAAGAATGCTTTAAAAGAAATCTAAACGTGTATATCGAGAGAGCTCTCATAGAGGATGGAGATCCTGAGAATAGAGATATAATAGATCTAATGAAGAGATATAGCATAGGAGCCTTCAGACTAGAAGCCCCAGAAGTAGATGTAATAGCAGTAATCGGCGGGGATGGAACATTGCTTAGAGTTCTACATATGCTTGGAGATCCAAGGATACCTATAATGGCTATTAGAATGGGTAGGAGGGGGTATCTGTTAGATGTAACCCCTATAGAGATCTCAGAACGCATTGAAGATCTAACAAAAGGTAGATACAGGGTTATTGAGTATATGAGGCTTGCTGTGAGAGAAGGCGAGGCTAGATATCCCCCAGCCCTAAACGAGGTGGCAGTAGTATCTACTGGTATGGGCAGATCTAAAGTTATTAGGCTAAAGATCTACAAAGACGATAAACCACTATATTTCATGGAAGGCGATGGCGTTATAGTAGCAACCCCAATAGGCTCTACAGCATATTCGATGGCTGCAGGCGGCCCCATATTAGATCATAATTTAAAAGGATTTGTAATAACACCTCTAGCCCCTGTACAGACATGGTTAAGACCTATTGTTGTTGATGCCAATTCTAAAATCAGAATAGGGGTTGCAGAAGATTCACCGGAAGCCTACGCAATAATAGATGGCCAGTTCTCTATAAAGCTTCAGCCAGGAAGATCGTTGGTTGTGGAGAAACACCCAGATCCTGCTAGAGTAATTAGATTCCATGATATAGATAACGCATACGAACGACTCTTCATGAGACACTAG
- the hmgA gene encoding hydroxymethylglutaryl-CoA reductase (NADPH), whose amino-acid sequence MEGVPERDKIQEILDKLRRGEVRFSEIDNIAGNKNLGVVIRRLYLEEIRGVSLSSIGSTIIDFEEVVGRNIENPIGAVQVPLGVTGPLKIVGEHVQGEFYIPLATTEGALVASISRGAKAITLSGGAFATVYRDGMTRAPLFKVSSVKKAIELVKWVQDNIEDIRKVAESTTRYGRLVSIEPYIAGNNVWLRFKFTTGDAMGMNMVTIAVDKAVKYIEEKFGDAELVALSGNMCVDKKPAYINSILGRGKSVIAEAVIKKDVVSGVLKTSVDDMVDVNNRKNLLGTAMAGGIGLNAHVANVIAAIFIATGQDVAQVVESSIAYTWMEETSDGDLYVSVTLPSLEVGTVGGGTWLPTQREALALLGVYGPGDPPGINSIKFAEIVASAALAGEINLIAALASDQLARAHEKLGRKRR is encoded by the coding sequence TTGGAAGGGGTTCCTGAGAGAGATAAGATCCAGGAGATCTTAGATAAGCTACGTAGAGGAGAGGTCAGATTCAGCGAGATAGATAACATAGCTGGGAACAAGAACCTAGGCGTCGTTATAAGAAGATTATATCTCGAGGAGATAAGGGGTGTTTCTCTCTCATCTATAGGTTCGACAATAATAGATTTTGAGGAGGTTGTTGGAAGAAATATCGAGAATCCTATAGGCGCTGTTCAAGTCCCCCTAGGTGTTACAGGGCCTCTAAAGATAGTTGGTGAGCATGTGCAGGGTGAATTCTACATACCCCTAGCAACTACAGAGGGTGCTTTGGTTGCAAGCATCTCTAGGGGGGCTAAGGCTATTACATTAAGTGGTGGGGCTTTTGCAACTGTATATAGAGATGGTATGACGAGGGCCCCGCTATTTAAAGTCTCGAGTGTTAAGAAAGCTATTGAGCTTGTCAAATGGGTTCAAGATAATATAGAGGATATAAGAAAGGTTGCGGAGAGTACTACTAGATATGGAAGGCTTGTATCTATAGAGCCATATATAGCTGGTAATAATGTGTGGCTTAGGTTTAAATTCACAACAGGTGATGCAATGGGTATGAATATGGTTACCATAGCTGTTGATAAGGCTGTCAAATATATAGAGGAGAAGTTCGGGGATGCTGAGCTGGTTGCTCTGAGCGGTAATATGTGTGTTGATAAGAAGCCGGCCTATATAAACTCAATACTTGGTAGGGGTAAAAGTGTTATTGCTGAAGCGGTTATTAAGAAGGATGTGGTTAGCGGTGTTTTGAAAACCTCAGTTGATGATATGGTTGATGTGAATAATAGGAAAAACCTGCTTGGAACAGCTATGGCTGGGGGTATAGGGTTGAATGCCCATGTGGCAAACGTGATTGCAGCTATATTTATTGCGACTGGTCAGGATGTTGCACAGGTTGTTGAGAGTAGTATAGCATATACCTGGATGGAGGAAACATCTGACGGCGATCTATATGTGTCTGTCACACTTCCTAGCCTAGAGGTTGGCACTGTTGGTGGAGGCACATGGCTTCCCACTCAGAGGGAGGCTCTCGCATTGTTAGGGGTATATGGTCCTGGAGATCCTCCTGGGATTAATTCTATTAAATTCGCAGAGATCGTGGCTTCAGCAG
- a CDS encoding L-threonylcarbamoyladenylate synthase: MPKVAKVDPLNPDREILRDAAKVLRRGGVVAFPTETVYGLGADAMNPNAVKKVFEIKGRPPDNPLIVHISSFNMLFDVTNDLSEDIIKILRILWPGPFTAILKKKESVPDITTAGLPFIAVRMPAHPVALALIEEFGKPIAAPSANKSGKPSPTIAEHVIEDLGDSVDLIIDGGETFFGVESTILDLTKDPPTLLRPGPIDPEALERIIGKKILIPSFARGLGEAEKALAPGMRYRHYAPDKKLILIENGENIDICIRNIIEDFLSKMLKPCIVGYEEYRYIASIYKLEFISLGSTRNPYEIARNLYKGLRSVDKTSADLCIAIGIDEKGIGLAIMNRLRKASGYNIVRCKN; the protein is encoded by the coding sequence ATGCCTAAAGTAGCTAAGGTCGATCCTCTAAACCCTGATAGAGAGATCCTTAGAGATGCCGCAAAAGTGCTGAGAAGGGGTGGTGTAGTTGCTTTCCCCACAGAGACTGTTTATGGGCTTGGAGCTGATGCTATGAATCCAAATGCTGTTAAAAAGGTTTTTGAAATAAAAGGGAGACCTCCTGATAATCCATTAATAGTTCACATAAGTTCTTTTAACATGTTATTTGATGTTACCAACGATCTTAGTGAAGATATCATTAAGATCCTCAGGATCTTATGGCCCGGCCCTTTTACAGCTATATTAAAAAAGAAAGAATCAGTACCAGATATAACCACGGCTGGCTTACCATTTATCGCAGTCAGAATGCCTGCACATCCCGTAGCTCTCGCTTTGATCGAGGAATTTGGAAAACCTATTGCGGCTCCGAGCGCTAATAAATCTGGAAAACCAAGCCCAACCATAGCTGAGCATGTCATAGAAGATCTAGGAGATTCTGTAGATTTGATCATAGATGGAGGTGAGACCTTCTTCGGTGTAGAATCAACGATACTTGATCTCACAAAAGACCCTCCCACACTTCTAAGACCAGGCCCTATAGATCCCGAAGCCCTGGAAAGGATCATTGGGAAAAAGATTTTAATACCTAGTTTTGCAAGAGGGCTAGGAGAGGCTGAAAAGGCTCTAGCTCCTGGGATGAGGTATAGGCACTATGCTCCAGATAAAAAACTAATACTGATCGAGAATGGGGAGAACATAGATATATGTATAAGGAATATAATTGAGGATTTCCTAAGCAAAATGCTAAAACCATGTATAGTAGGTTATGAGGAGTATAGATATATAGCATCTATATATAAGCTTGAGTTCATCTCTCTAGGCTCAACACGAAACCCATATGAGATAGCGAGAAACCTATATAAAGGACTTAGAAGTGTTGATAAAACATCAGCAGATCTTTGCATAGCAATTGGTATTGATGAAAAAGGTATTGGGCTTGCTATAATGAATAGGCTTAGGAAGGCTTCAGGATATAATATAGTTAGATGTAAAAATTAG
- a CDS encoding PUA domain-containing protein, which translates to MKTSREDVIESIERDGYKAYEDEDLEEAIYIPVEGPYRLEPRGKVVIADKRASESVMMGSNLYSPGVISCSGIREGDEVSIVSENGVLVAIGKARISCEDAIRARSGIFVEVEKSLYKAAPIRELNAWRQGLIYPQSLPSMVASRMLFPESGDVVIDMCAAPGGKAGHIFELSRGKAMVYAIDHSARRIEEMVENFKRLGYEDKIKVYRLDSRYLSKDLGVMADKVIIDPPCTATGVKPKLWHRISYRDLDSLVRYQLQFLGEAQKILRERGILVYSTCSIAYDENERLIGELIENKGFEVVEPPYWVKRRAFITDYGAIRFDPRSGYPGFFIASLRKKGV; encoded by the coding sequence TTGAAAACATCTAGAGAGGATGTTATTGAATCAATAGAGAGGGATGGGTATAAAGCGTATGAGGATGAGGATTTAGAAGAGGCAATATATATTCCAGTTGAAGGCCCTTATAGGCTAGAGCCTAGAGGGAAAGTCGTTATAGCTGATAAGAGGGCTTCTGAATCGGTTATGATGGGCTCCAACCTATATTCTCCAGGTGTTATATCATGTAGTGGTATAAGAGAAGGTGATGAGGTATCTATAGTATCTGAAAACGGGGTATTAGTAGCTATAGGCAAGGCTAGGATTAGTTGTGAGGATGCGATAAGAGCGAGAAGTGGGATTTTTGTTGAGGTTGAGAAGAGTTTATATAAGGCTGCTCCTATTAGGGAACTCAATGCCTGGCGTCAGGGGCTTATATATCCTCAGTCGCTTCCATCGATGGTTGCTTCTAGAATGTTGTTTCCAGAGAGTGGTGATGTGGTCATTGATATGTGTGCTGCTCCTGGGGGTAAGGCTGGACATATATTTGAGCTATCTAGAGGAAAGGCTATGGTATATGCTATAGATCATTCGGCTAGGAGGATCGAGGAGATGGTGGAAAATTTTAAGAGACTTGGATACGAAGATAAGATCAAGGTTTATAGGCTTGACTCTCGATATTTGAGTAAGGATCTCGGTGTAATGGCTGATAAAGTAATCATAGATCCACCATGTACAGCTACAGGGGTTAAGCCAAAGCTGTGGCATAGGATCTCATATAGAGATCTAGATAGCCTCGTTAGATATCAGCTACAGTTTTTAGGGGAGGCTCAGAAGATCCTTAGGGAAAGAGGTATTCTTGTATATTCTACATGTTCCATAGCTTATGATGAGAATGAAAGGTTAATAGGCGAACTCATAGAAAATAAGGGCTTTGAGGTGGTTGAACCCCCATATTGGGTTAAGAGAAGAGCGTTTATAACTGATTACGGAGCAATAAGATTCGATCCTAGATCTGGATATCCAGGCTTCTTCATAGCTTCTCTAAGGAAGAAGGGTGTTTAG
- a CDS encoding 2-oxoacid:ferredoxin oxidoreductase subunit beta: MAQVQQLFKSNVNPDWCPGCGDYGILNAAIMALGELKLDPSKVVIVGGIGCSGKIPHYINANGVHTLHGRAVAFALGIKLANPELEVLVFGGDGDQLGIGVGHFVSIGRRNPDMVIVIHNNQVYGLTKGQASPTLPRGIKTKALPRANIQDPVNPIRLALASGFTFVARGYAYDVPHLKEILKKAIQHKGLALVDVAQPCPTYNDVYTKEVHAQRIVKLESLPGWDPVVRSPGEAEEKAKRAWELAAWGEKIYIGVFYQNPLVPTYEERLSERIPLYMKFPPAKLPIEIDGRPLMSAERILAPRMV; this comes from the coding sequence ATGGCCCAGGTTCAGCAGCTCTTCAAATCAAATGTAAATCCAGATTGGTGCCCTGGATGTGGTGACTATGGGATACTCAACGCCGCTATAATGGCTCTTGGAGAGTTAAAGCTAGATCCCTCCAAAGTAGTTATAGTCGGTGGTATAGGGTGCTCTGGTAAGATACCCCATTATATCAATGCGAACGGTGTTCATACGCTCCATGGCAGGGCGGTAGCCTTCGCCCTTGGAATAAAGCTTGCAAATCCAGAGCTCGAGGTACTAGTATTTGGCGGTGATGGCGACCAGCTGGGCATAGGCGTAGGCCACTTTGTATCCATTGGAAGAAGAAACCCAGATATGGTTATAGTAATCCATAACAACCAGGTCTATGGATTAACCAAAGGACAGGCATCCCCAACACTTCCAAGAGGGATTAAAACAAAGGCATTGCCAAGGGCCAACATACAGGATCCAGTTAACCCCATTAGGCTTGCACTTGCATCTGGATTCACATTTGTAGCGAGAGGATATGCATATGACGTTCCCCATCTAAAAGAGATACTTAAGAAAGCTATACAGCATAAGGGCCTTGCCCTAGTGGATGTGGCACAGCCATGCCCGACATATAATGATGTATATACTAAAGAGGTACATGCACAGAGAATAGTCAAGCTAGAATCCCTCCCTGGCTGGGATCCTGTTGTAAGAAGCCCTGGGGAGGCTGAGGAGAAGGCTAAGAGGGCATGGGAGTTAGCAGCATGGGGAGAAAAGATCTATATAGGTGTGTTCTATCAGAACCCCCTTGTCCCGACATATGAGGAGAGACTATCCGAGAGAATACCCCTGTATATGAAGTTCCCACCAGCGAAGCTACCAATAGAGATAGATGGAAGGCCTCTCATGAGTGCAGAGAGAATCCTTGCCCCACGCATGGTATAG